Proteins from one Catenuloplanes atrovinosus genomic window:
- the lipB gene encoding lipoyl(octanoyl) transferase LipB, with the protein MTDTVTAPHAVRAGVIGYEAAWAEQRRLHDLVVAGETPDTVLLLEHPSVYTAGKRTEPWDRPVDGTPVVDVDRGGKITWHGPGQLVGYPIMKLPDPIDVVAYVRRVEQLMIDTCAELGLAVTRVEGRSGVWVLADERGPDRKVGAVGIRVARGATLHGFSLNCDCDLTFFDRIVPCGLRDAGVTSLSAELGRPVTVAEVLPIVERRLGTLSGPIAAAGGEGGA; encoded by the coding sequence GTGACGGACACGGTTACCGCACCGCACGCGGTGCGCGCGGGAGTCATCGGCTACGAGGCGGCCTGGGCCGAGCAGCGCCGACTGCACGACCTGGTGGTGGCGGGCGAGACGCCGGACACCGTGCTGCTGCTGGAGCACCCCAGCGTCTACACGGCCGGCAAACGCACCGAGCCGTGGGATCGGCCGGTGGACGGCACGCCCGTGGTCGACGTGGACCGCGGCGGGAAGATCACCTGGCACGGGCCGGGGCAGTTGGTCGGCTACCCGATCATGAAGCTGCCGGACCCGATCGACGTGGTCGCGTACGTCCGCCGGGTCGAGCAGTTGATGATCGACACGTGCGCGGAGCTCGGGCTGGCGGTCACCCGCGTCGAGGGCCGCAGCGGCGTCTGGGTGCTCGCGGACGAGCGCGGGCCGGACCGCAAGGTCGGCGCGGTCGGCATCCGGGTCGCGCGCGGCGCCACGCTGCACGGCTTCTCGCTCAACTGCGACTGCGACCTGACGTTCTTCGACCGGATCGTGCCGTGCGGCCTGCGCGACGCGGGCGTGACCTCCCTGAGCGCGGAGTTGGGCCGGCCGGTCACGGTCGCCGAGGTGCTGCCGATCGTCGAGCGCCGCCTCGGCACGCTCTCCGGGCCGATCGCGGCGGCGGGTGGCGAGGGCGGCGCGTAA
- a CDS encoding TIGR01777 family oxidoreductase produces MRILLAGASGFLGTALRERLAADGHDLRQLVRRTPETGDQIPWKPSSGHLDPAALRGVDAVINLAGASIGGQRWTASYKRKLRSSRVDTTGTLARAIAALPESERPKVFLNGSAKGWYGDTGDTPVEEEAPAADDFLGDLCRVWEAAARPAEDAGVRVVYLRSGLPLDKRGGLLQPLVLLFRAGLGGKIGNGRQYIPWISLADWVGATVFLLERDDLAGPVNVVGPDPATNAAFTRELAAALHRPALIPVPAFALQAVLGEFSTEILASTRALPGVLRRAGYEFRHPTLPAAIRAALA; encoded by the coding sequence ATGAGGATTCTGCTGGCGGGGGCGTCAGGTTTCTTGGGTACGGCGCTGCGCGAGCGCCTAGCGGCGGACGGGCACGATCTGCGGCAACTGGTGCGGCGTACGCCGGAGACCGGCGACCAGATCCCGTGGAAGCCCTCCTCCGGCCACCTCGACCCGGCCGCGCTGCGCGGCGTGGACGCGGTGATCAACCTGGCCGGTGCCAGCATCGGCGGCCAGCGCTGGACCGCGTCGTACAAGCGCAAGCTGCGCAGCAGCCGGGTGGACACCACCGGCACGCTGGCCCGCGCGATCGCCGCGCTGCCCGAGAGCGAACGGCCGAAGGTCTTCCTCAACGGCTCCGCGAAGGGCTGGTACGGCGACACCGGCGACACCCCGGTCGAGGAGGAGGCGCCGGCCGCCGACGACTTCCTCGGCGACCTGTGCCGGGTGTGGGAGGCCGCGGCCCGCCCGGCCGAGGACGCCGGCGTGCGCGTGGTCTACCTGCGCTCCGGCCTGCCGCTGGACAAGCGCGGCGGCCTGCTGCAACCACTGGTGCTGCTGTTCCGGGCCGGGCTGGGCGGGAAGATCGGCAACGGCCGGCAGTACATCCCGTGGATCTCACTGGCCGACTGGGTGGGCGCGACCGTGTTCCTGCTGGAGCGCGACGACCTGGCCGGCCCGGTCAACGTGGTCGGCCCGGACCCGGCCACGAACGCGGCGTTCACCAGGGAGCTGGCGGCGGCGCTGCACCGGCCCGCGCTGATCCCGGTGCCCGCGTTCGCGTTGCAGGCGGTGCTGGGCGAGTTCTCCACCGAGATCCTGGCCAGCACGCGCGCGCTGCCGGGCGTGCTGCGGCGGGCGGGCTACGAGTTCCGTCACCCGACGCTGCCGGCCGCCATCCGGGCCGCGCTGGCGTAG
- the sucB gene encoding 2-oxoglutarate dehydrogenase, E2 component, dihydrolipoamide succinyltransferase, translating into MPVSVTMPRLGESVTEGTVTRWLKQVGDTVEADEPLLEVSTDKVDTEIPSPASGVLTSILVNEDETAEVGSELAVIGGEGDAPAAAPAPDADEQDTDDAAVEARTEQSTSADTPENLEAPAPSSGSDGGNGNGGGEGTVVTMPALGESVTEGTVTRWLKEVGDPVEVDEPLLEVSTDKVDTEIPSPAAGTLLEIKVQQDDTAEVGAALAVIGAAGGAAPKAAEKAPEPGPAAPAKPVAESYATPSPAAEAPSSSTPAEAPKPAEAPKQADAPKVESKPAPAVASAPSNGAADEGEAAYVTPLVRKLAAEHNVDLGSLTGTGVGGRIRKQDVLDAAEKAKAAAAKPAPAPAAAAAPAAEPKAKPAPSPLRGRTEKMTRTRATIAKRMVESLQISAQLTTVVEVDMTKIAKLRAQVKDAFQQRHGVKLSFMPFLALATVEALQQHPVVNARIDQEAGTITYHDAEHLAIAVDTPKGLIVPVIKDAGDLNLGGLAKRIADVADRTRNNKIGPDEISGGTFTLTNTGSRGALFDTPIINQPQVGILGTGAIVKRAVVVDDPELGEIIVPRSMMYLALSYDHRIVDGADAARFLSTMKERLEAGNFEAELGL; encoded by the coding sequence ATGCCGGTATCGGTCACCATGCCCCGGCTCGGCGAGAGCGTCACCGAGGGCACCGTCACGCGCTGGCTGAAGCAGGTCGGCGACACGGTCGAGGCGGACGAGCCGCTGCTCGAGGTCTCCACCGACAAGGTCGACACCGAGATCCCGTCCCCCGCGTCCGGCGTGCTGACCAGCATCCTGGTGAACGAGGACGAAACCGCCGAGGTCGGCAGCGAGCTGGCGGTCATCGGCGGCGAGGGTGACGCGCCCGCCGCCGCACCGGCCCCGGACGCGGACGAGCAGGACACGGACGACGCGGCCGTCGAGGCGCGCACCGAGCAGTCCACCTCGGCGGACACCCCGGAGAACCTGGAGGCCCCGGCCCCGTCCTCCGGTAGCGACGGCGGCAACGGCAACGGCGGCGGCGAGGGCACCGTGGTGACCATGCCGGCGCTGGGCGAGAGCGTGACCGAGGGTACGGTCACCCGCTGGCTCAAGGAGGTCGGCGACCCGGTCGAGGTCGACGAGCCGCTGCTCGAGGTCTCCACCGACAAGGTCGACACCGAGATCCCGTCGCCGGCCGCGGGCACGCTGCTGGAGATCAAGGTCCAGCAGGACGACACCGCGGAGGTCGGCGCGGCCCTGGCCGTGATCGGCGCCGCCGGCGGTGCCGCGCCGAAGGCGGCGGAGAAGGCGCCGGAGCCCGGCCCGGCCGCCCCGGCCAAGCCCGTCGCGGAGTCGTACGCGACGCCGTCCCCGGCCGCGGAGGCCCCGTCCTCCTCGACGCCGGCCGAGGCGCCGAAGCCCGCGGAGGCCCCGAAGCAGGCCGACGCGCCCAAGGTCGAGTCGAAGCCGGCCCCGGCCGTCGCGTCCGCGCCGTCGAACGGCGCCGCGGACGAGGGCGAGGCCGCGTACGTGACGCCCCTGGTCCGCAAGCTGGCCGCCGAGCACAACGTCGACCTCGGCTCGCTGACCGGCACCGGCGTCGGTGGCCGCATCCGCAAGCAGGACGTGCTGGACGCCGCGGAGAAGGCGAAGGCGGCCGCCGCCAAGCCCGCTCCCGCCCCGGCGGCGGCAGCGGCCCCCGCCGCGGAGCCCAAGGCCAAGCCGGCGCCGAGCCCGCTGCGTGGCCGGACCGAGAAGATGACCCGCACCCGCGCCACGATCGCCAAGCGCATGGTCGAGTCGCTGCAGATCTCGGCGCAGCTGACCACCGTGGTCGAGGTCGACATGACCAAGATCGCGAAGCTGCGGGCCCAGGTGAAGGACGCGTTCCAGCAGCGGCACGGCGTGAAGCTGTCGTTCATGCCGTTCCTGGCGCTGGCCACGGTGGAGGCGCTCCAGCAGCACCCGGTGGTGAACGCGCGGATCGACCAGGAGGCCGGCACGATCACCTACCACGACGCCGAGCACCTGGCGATCGCGGTGGACACGCCGAAGGGCCTGATCGTCCCGGTGATCAAGGACGCGGGTGACCTGAACCTGGGCGGCCTGGCCAAGCGCATCGCGGACGTCGCGGACCGTACCCGGAACAACAAGATCGGGCCGGACGAGATCTCGGGCGGCACGTTCACGCTGACCAACACGGGCAGCCGGGGCGCGCTCTTCGACACGCCGATCATCAACCAGCCGCAGGTCGGCATCCTGGGCACGGGCGCGATCGTGAAGCGCGCCGTGGTCGTGGACGACCCGGAGCTGGGCGAGATCATCGTGCCGCGCTCCATGATGTACCTGGCGCTCTCCTACGACCACCGGATCGTGGACGGCGCGGACGCGGCCCGCTTCCTCAGCACCATGAAGGAGCGGCTGGAGGCCGGCAACTTCGAGGCCGAGCTGGGCCTCTGA
- a CDS encoding LLM class flavin-dependent oxidoreductase: MSGPDAESPVRRRLGLFLLGAHGPASVPSLARAAEEAGLDDVWLAEHHFTAYGTLPSATVAAGHALGATHRIEIGTAACVLPARHPVALGEEAALLHELSGGRFRLGVARGGPWVDLEVFGTGLSRRERGFPESLDLLCAWLSGAPRVGFHGDFHRFREVAVSPRAAVPVWVAATTPATVEVAARRGLPLLLGVHADAAEKADLLARWSATAAAHGHDPERADHASVHLAPGPAPMLEELLARTRDYVRIDGSPPAHRDLDAYAARLRRIHETIEEPPGVRRTLLMVEAAGDLGAVEEAVYASAARMAAGSVG, encoded by the coding sequence ATGTCCGGTCCCGATGCCGAGTCGCCGGTCCGCCGGCGGCTCGGCCTCTTCCTGCTCGGCGCGCACGGGCCCGCGTCCGTACCGTCGCTGGCGCGTGCGGCCGAGGAGGCCGGGCTGGACGACGTGTGGCTGGCCGAGCACCACTTCACGGCGTACGGCACGCTGCCGTCCGCGACGGTCGCGGCCGGCCACGCGCTCGGCGCCACCCACCGGATCGAGATCGGCACCGCCGCCTGCGTGCTCCCGGCCCGGCATCCGGTGGCGCTCGGCGAGGAGGCCGCGCTGCTGCACGAGCTGTCCGGCGGGCGGTTCCGGCTCGGCGTGGCGCGCGGCGGCCCGTGGGTGGACCTGGAGGTCTTCGGCACCGGCCTGTCCCGGCGCGAGCGCGGCTTCCCGGAGTCGCTGGACCTGCTGTGCGCGTGGCTCTCCGGCGCGCCCCGGGTCGGGTTCCACGGCGACTTCCACAGATTTCGGGAGGTGGCGGTCTCGCCGCGCGCGGCCGTGCCGGTCTGGGTCGCGGCGACCACGCCCGCGACCGTGGAGGTGGCGGCCCGGCGTGGGCTGCCGCTGCTGCTCGGCGTGCACGCCGACGCCGCGGAGAAGGCGGACCTGCTGGCGCGCTGGTCCGCGACCGCGGCGGCGCACGGGCACGACCCCGAGCGCGCCGACCACGCCTCCGTGCACCTGGCCCCGGGGCCGGCGCCGATGCTGGAGGAACTGCTCGCGCGCACCCGCGACTACGTGCGCATCGACGGCTCGCCGCCCGCGCACCGCGACCTGGACGCCTACGCGGCCCGGCTCCGCCGGATCCACGAGACGATCGAGGAGCCACCGGGGGTACGCCGTACGCTGCTCATGGTCGAGGCGGCCGGCGACCTCGGCGCGGTGGAGGAGGCGGTCTACGCCAGCGCGGCCCGGATGGCGGCCGGCAGCGTCGGGTGA
- a CDS encoding DnaJ domain-containing protein, producing MSRDFRELGGRDAYALLGLEEDADAQQIKRAWRAMSRLHHADVGGSDNVQSLLNVAYDTLSDPTLRGEYDRYRRTASLVGAPPAPSAPPAPSPPPASPAPGPPHAWERAQEPDEWDRWDDDAEVDEPEPNPWSAPRQADPRRDFVSTARPVGYDNLAIVSLVLAIVFAPAALVTAPIALLRIRRTGAQGRGLAITALILVGVLTIALTSGYVIGARSPVIAR from the coding sequence ATGAGCCGCGACTTCCGCGAGCTGGGCGGGCGCGACGCGTACGCGCTGCTCGGTCTGGAGGAGGACGCGGACGCTCAGCAGATCAAGCGCGCCTGGCGGGCCATGTCCCGGCTGCACCACGCGGACGTCGGCGGCAGCGACAACGTCCAGTCCCTGCTGAACGTCGCCTACGACACGCTCTCCGACCCCACGCTGCGCGGCGAGTACGACCGCTACCGCCGCACGGCCTCGCTGGTCGGCGCACCTCCAGCTCCCTCGGCGCCCCCGGCGCCCTCACCGCCCCCGGCATCGCCGGCGCCCGGCCCGCCGCACGCGTGGGAACGCGCACAGGAGCCCGACGAGTGGGACCGCTGGGACGACGACGCCGAGGTGGACGAGCCCGAACCGAACCCCTGGTCCGCCCCGCGACAGGCCGACCCGCGCCGCGACTTCGTCTCCACCGCACGCCCGGTCGGCTACGACAACCTGGCCATCGTCTCGCTCGTGCTGGCCATCGTGTTCGCCCCGGCCGCCCTGGTCACCGCGCCGATCGCGCTGTTGCGGATTCGGCGTACCGGCGCCCAGGGCCGTGGCCTGGCGATCACCGCGCTGATCCTGGTCGGCGTCCTCACCATCGCGCTGACCAGCGGTTACGTCATCGGTGCCCGGAGCCCCGTGATCGCCCGCTGA
- the lpdA gene encoding dihydrolipoyl dehydrogenase, producing MSDATWELTVSQPNGETFDIVILGAGSGGYATALRAVQLGLTVALVEKDKLGGTCLHVGCIPTKALLHAAEVADETRESEQFGVKAEFHGIDMAGVNSYKDGVISRLYKGLSGMLNGNKSITVVEGEGKLVAPNTVEVNGNRYVGRNVVLASGSFSRTLPGLDVDGEKIITSEHALKLDRVPKSVIVLGGGVIGVEFASVWSSFGAEVTIIEALPRLVAAEDAEVSKAVERAFRKRKINFKVGKPFEKVEKTENGVRATIQGGEVVEAELLLVAVGRGPRTQGLGYEEQGIRMERGFVLTDERLRTNVPNVFAVGDIVPGLQLAHRGFQQGIFVAEEIAGKNPAVIDELGIPRVTYSNPEIASVGLTEAKAREQYGDKVKTYNYNLGGNGKSQILKTTGFVKLVGVEDGPVVGVHMVGARVGELIGEAQLIYNWEAFPGEVAQLVHAHPTQNEALGEAHLALAGKPLHAHA from the coding sequence ATGAGCGACGCGACTTGGGAGTTGACTGTGAGCCAGCCGAACGGCGAAACCTTCGACATCGTCATTCTCGGCGCCGGCAGCGGTGGTTATGCCACGGCGCTCCGCGCGGTCCAGCTCGGCCTGACCGTGGCCCTGGTGGAGAAGGACAAGCTGGGCGGCACGTGTCTGCACGTCGGCTGCATCCCGACGAAGGCGCTGCTGCACGCGGCCGAGGTCGCGGACGAGACCCGGGAGTCCGAGCAGTTCGGCGTGAAGGCTGAGTTCCACGGCATCGACATGGCCGGGGTGAACTCGTACAAGGACGGTGTCATCTCCCGTCTGTACAAGGGCCTGTCCGGCATGCTCAACGGCAACAAGTCGATCACCGTGGTCGAGGGCGAGGGCAAGCTCGTCGCGCCGAACACGGTGGAGGTCAACGGCAATCGCTACGTCGGCCGCAACGTCGTGCTCGCCTCCGGGTCGTTCTCCCGGACGCTGCCGGGCCTGGACGTGGACGGCGAGAAGATCATCACCAGCGAGCACGCGCTGAAGCTGGACCGCGTGCCCAAGTCGGTGATCGTGCTGGGCGGCGGCGTGATCGGCGTCGAGTTCGCCAGCGTGTGGAGCTCGTTCGGCGCCGAGGTCACCATCATCGAGGCGCTGCCCCGCCTGGTCGCCGCGGAGGACGCGGAGGTCTCCAAGGCCGTCGAGCGCGCGTTCCGCAAGCGGAAGATCAACTTCAAGGTCGGCAAGCCGTTCGAGAAGGTCGAGAAGACCGAGAACGGCGTGCGCGCCACCATCCAGGGCGGCGAGGTCGTCGAGGCCGAGCTGCTGCTGGTCGCGGTCGGCCGCGGCCCGCGCACCCAGGGCCTGGGCTACGAGGAGCAGGGCATCAGGATGGAGCGCGGCTTCGTCCTCACCGACGAGCGCCTGCGCACCAACGTGCCCAACGTGTTCGCCGTCGGCGACATCGTGCCCGGCCTCCAGCTCGCGCACCGCGGCTTCCAGCAGGGCATCTTCGTGGCCGAGGAGATCGCGGGCAAGAACCCGGCCGTCATCGACGAGCTGGGCATCCCGCGGGTGACGTACTCGAACCCGGAGATCGCGTCCGTCGGCCTGACCGAGGCGAAGGCCCGCGAGCAGTACGGCGACAAGGTGAAGACGTACAACTACAACCTGGGCGGCAACGGCAAGAGCCAGATCCTCAAGACCACCGGCTTCGTCAAGCTGGTCGGCGTGGAGGACGGCCCGGTCGTCGGCGTCCACATGGTCGGTGCGCGCGTCGGTGAGCTGATCGGCGAGGCGCAGCTGATCTACAACTGGGAGGCGTTCCCGGGCGAGGTCGCTCAGCTCGTCCACGCCCACCCCACCCAGAACGAGGCGCTGGGCGAGGCGCACCTGGCCCTGGCGGGCAAGCCGCTGCACGCACACGCCTGA
- a CDS encoding ATP-binding protein produces the protein MKVAFVGKGGSGKTTLAGLFARHLAAGGAPVLALDADINQHLAAALGATDDEAVLLPALGDHLGEIKEYLRGDNPRISSAAAMVKTTPPGRGSRLIGIDRPNPLYDALVRDVRGVRLAVTGPFASEDLGVACYHSKVGAVELLLNHLADGPGEYAVVDMTAGADSFASGLFTRFDLTFLVCEPTVRSVGVYRQYTGYARDFGVRVAVIGNKVDDESDVDFLRAEVGDDLVGWVGRSAFVKAAERGRFQPIEALEPANRAVLDDMRARVDACGKDWTTYARQAAEFHRRNAAAWASERVGADLTEQIDPDFIINPSAIDVALRS, from the coding sequence GTGAAAGTAGCTTTCGTCGGTAAGGGCGGCAGCGGCAAGACCACGCTGGCCGGACTCTTCGCGCGTCACCTGGCCGCCGGCGGGGCGCCGGTGCTCGCGCTGGACGCCGACATCAACCAGCACCTGGCCGCCGCGCTCGGCGCCACGGACGACGAGGCGGTGCTGCTGCCCGCGCTCGGCGACCACCTCGGCGAGATCAAGGAGTACCTGCGCGGCGACAACCCGCGCATCTCCTCGGCCGCCGCCATGGTCAAGACCACGCCGCCCGGCCGCGGCTCCCGGCTGATCGGCATCGACCGGCCCAACCCGCTGTACGACGCGCTGGTCCGCGACGTGCGCGGCGTACGGCTGGCGGTGACCGGCCCGTTCGCCTCCGAGGACCTGGGCGTGGCCTGCTACCACTCCAAGGTCGGCGCGGTGGAGCTGCTGCTCAACCACCTCGCGGACGGCCCGGGGGAGTACGCGGTGGTGGACATGACCGCGGGCGCGGACTCGTTCGCGTCCGGCCTGTTCACCCGCTTCGACCTGACGTTCCTGGTCTGCGAGCCGACCGTGCGCAGCGTGGGCGTCTACCGGCAGTACACCGGCTACGCCCGCGACTTCGGGGTCCGGGTCGCGGTGATCGGCAACAAGGTCGACGACGAGTCCGACGTGGACTTCCTGCGCGCGGAGGTGGGCGACGACCTGGTCGGCTGGGTGGGCCGGTCCGCGTTCGTGAAGGCGGCCGAACGTGGGCGCTTCCAGCCGATCGAGGCGCTGGAGCCGGCGAACCGCGCGGTGCTGGACGACATGCGCGCGCGGGTGGACGCGTGCGGCAAGGACTGGACGACGTACGCGCGCCAGGCCGCGGAGTTCCACCGGCGCAACGCGGCGGCGTGGGCCAGCGAGCGGGTCGGCGCGGACCTCACGGAGCAGATCGATCCGGATTTCATTATCAATCCGTCAGCCATCGACGTAGCTCTCCGGAGTTAA
- a CDS encoding leucyl aminopeptidase, which yields MTQPNPSLHLVDSDPAELAVDAVVIGVHSRDDEPSGLLIASGAESITAAFDGRLAETLRLLGASGSAGEVTKIATLGTVTAPIVAAVGLGPEPSGAAPEPEALRRAAGTAVRALAGAGTVALALPLPDDADGPAALGAVAEGAVLGSYRFAGYKTKPQPGRREPVGTVRVVVPDAADAGLVAALARASAVASAVVRTRDWVNAAPNELRPPQFAEQVAAAGREAGLEVEVLDEKALAEGGYGGILAVGLGSEAPPRLVKLTYTPQSPAAGAKRVALVGKGITFDTGGVSIKPAAGMWEMKSDMAGAAAVAATLLAVAELKPAVPVTGYLPIAENMPSGSAYRPGDVVTMFNGKRVEVLNTDAEGRMVLGDAMARACADGTDYLFETSTLTGGQVIALGKRISGVMGTAELTERVKAAGELVGEPAWPMPLPDDVRKGMDSDVADISQVNAGMDRAGHMLQGGVFLREFVTEDVAWAHIDIAGPSFHTGEATGYWTKGGTGVPVRTLVALIDDVVANG from the coding sequence GGCTGCGTTCGACGGCCGGCTGGCGGAGACGCTGCGGCTGCTGGGCGCGTCCGGCAGCGCCGGTGAGGTGACCAAGATCGCAACCCTAGGCACGGTGACCGCGCCGATCGTCGCGGCCGTCGGCCTGGGCCCGGAGCCGTCCGGTGCCGCGCCGGAGCCGGAGGCGCTGCGCCGCGCGGCCGGGACCGCGGTGCGCGCGCTGGCCGGTGCCGGCACCGTGGCGCTGGCGCTGCCGCTGCCGGACGACGCGGACGGCCCGGCCGCGCTCGGCGCCGTCGCCGAGGGCGCGGTGCTCGGGTCGTACCGGTTCGCCGGGTACAAGACGAAGCCGCAGCCGGGCCGCCGTGAGCCGGTCGGGACCGTGCGGGTCGTGGTGCCGGACGCGGCCGACGCCGGGCTGGTCGCGGCGCTGGCGCGGGCGTCCGCGGTGGCGTCCGCCGTGGTGCGCACGCGCGACTGGGTGAACGCCGCGCCGAACGAGCTGCGCCCGCCCCAGTTCGCCGAGCAGGTCGCGGCCGCGGGCCGCGAGGCCGGGCTCGAGGTCGAGGTGCTGGACGAGAAGGCGCTGGCCGAGGGCGGATACGGCGGCATTCTCGCGGTCGGCCTCGGCTCGGAGGCCCCGCCGCGCCTGGTGAAACTGACCTACACGCCGCAGTCCCCGGCCGCGGGCGCCAAGCGGGTCGCGCTGGTCGGCAAGGGCATCACGTTCGACACCGGCGGCGTCTCGATCAAGCCGGCCGCGGGCATGTGGGAGATGAAGTCCGACATGGCCGGTGCCGCCGCGGTCGCGGCCACCCTGCTGGCGGTGGCGGAGCTGAAGCCGGCCGTGCCGGTGACCGGCTACCTGCCGATCGCGGAGAACATGCCGTCGGGTTCGGCGTACCGGCCGGGTGACGTGGTCACGATGTTCAACGGCAAGCGGGTCGAGGTGCTGAACACGGACGCCGAGGGCCGCATGGTGCTGGGCGACGCGATGGCGCGGGCCTGCGCGGACGGCACCGACTACCTGTTCGAGACGTCCACGCTGACCGGCGGCCAGGTCATCGCGCTCGGCAAGCGGATCTCCGGGGTGATGGGCACGGCGGAGCTGACCGAGCGGGTGAAGGCCGCGGGCGAGCTGGTCGGCGAGCCGGCCTGGCCGATGCCGCTGCCGGACGACGTGCGCAAGGGCATGGACTCGGACGTCGCGGACATCTCGCAGGTCAACGCGGGCATGGACCGGGCCGGGCACATGCTGCAGGGCGGCGTGTTCCTGCGCGAGTTCGTCACCGAGGACGTGGCCTGGGCGCACATCGACATCGCGGGCCCGAGCTTCCACACCGGCGAGGCCACCGGCTACTGGACCAAGGGCGGCACCGGCGTGCCGGTGCGCACGCTGGTCGCGCTGATCGACGACGTGGTCGCGAACGGCTGA
- a CDS encoding SCO5389 family protein, with product MSLDVPTALLDRVERGEVVNDAEFVDVVRQSLPYAWMIVSEVASRSAASDGEFEDHAVPPPSEKERGQLLRALASDAIRGGLERHFGVKLAFQNCHRVAAFKLAAVGGETYQRFISPTAQIANQSPELRDC from the coding sequence ATGTCCCTCGACGTACCCACCGCCCTGCTTGACCGCGTGGAGCGGGGCGAGGTCGTCAACGACGCCGAGTTCGTCGACGTCGTCCGCCAGTCGCTGCCGTACGCCTGGATGATCGTGTCCGAGGTGGCGTCCCGCTCCGCCGCGAGCGACGGCGAGTTCGAGGACCACGCCGTCCCGCCGCCGAGCGAGAAGGAGCGTGGCCAGCTGCTGCGCGCGCTCGCCAGCGACGCCATCCGCGGCGGGCTGGAGCGTCACTTCGGCGTGAAGCTCGCGTTCCAGAACTGCCACCGGGTTGCCGCGTTCAAGCTCGCGGCGGTGGGTGGCGAGACGTACCAGCGGTTCATCTCGCCGACCGCGCAGATCGCCAACCAGAGCCCCGAGCTGCGCGACTGCTGA
- the lipA gene encoding lipoyl synthase, which produces MSHVAVHLPAPDAGRRLTFVTIERSGPPTATAVTNNSHPAPEGRRMLRIEARNASTPIERKPPWIKVRAKMGPEYTELRGLVSREGLHTVCQEAGCPNIYECWEDREATFLIGGDQCTRRCDFCQIDTGKPAEFDADEPRRVGESVATMGLRYATVTGVARDDLPDGGAWLYAETVRQIHKLQPGCGVELLIPDFNADPAQLGEVFDARPEVLAHNVETVPRIFKRIRPAFRYERSLDVITQARRAGLVTKSNLILGLGEEREEVSQALRDLHEAGCELITITQYLRPTPRHHPVERWVKPEEFIELQAEAERIGFAGVMSGPLVRSSYRAGRLYQQALDARSAAAAA; this is translated from the coding sequence GTGAGCCACGTCGCGGTGCACCTCCCCGCGCCCGATGCCGGGCGTAGGCTGACTTTCGTGACGATCGAGCGCTCCGGGCCGCCGACAGCGACCGCAGTTACCAACAACTCCCACCCTGCCCCCGAGGGCCGGCGGATGTTGCGTATCGAAGCGCGCAATGCGAGCACGCCGATCGAACGCAAACCACCGTGGATCAAGGTGCGGGCCAAGATGGGCCCGGAGTACACGGAGCTGCGCGGTCTGGTCTCCCGGGAGGGCCTGCACACCGTGTGCCAGGAGGCCGGCTGTCCCAACATCTACGAGTGCTGGGAGGACCGCGAGGCCACGTTCCTCATCGGCGGCGACCAGTGCACGCGGCGCTGCGACTTCTGCCAGATCGACACCGGCAAGCCGGCCGAGTTCGACGCGGACGAGCCCCGCCGGGTCGGCGAGTCCGTCGCCACCATGGGCCTGCGGTACGCGACCGTCACCGGCGTGGCCCGCGACGACCTGCCCGACGGCGGCGCCTGGCTGTACGCGGAGACGGTCCGCCAGATCCACAAGCTCCAGCCCGGCTGCGGCGTCGAGCTGCTGATCCCCGACTTCAACGCGGACCCCGCGCAGCTCGGCGAGGTCTTCGACGCGCGCCCCGAGGTGCTCGCGCACAACGTGGAGACCGTGCCGCGGATCTTCAAGCGGATCCGTCCCGCGTTCCGCTACGAGCGCTCGCTCGACGTGATCACCCAGGCCCGCCGGGCCGGGCTGGTCACCAAGTCCAACCTGATCCTGGGCCTCGGCGAGGAGCGCGAGGAGGTCAGCCAGGCGCTGCGCGACCTGCACGAGGCCGGCTGCGAGCTGATCACCATCACGCAGTACCTGCGGCCGACGCCGCGGCACCACCCGGTCGAGCGCTGGGTCAAGCCGGAGGAGTTCATCGAGCTGCAGGCCGAGGCCGAGCGGATCGGCTTCGCCGGCGTGATGAGCGGGCCGCTGGTGCGCTCGTCCTACCGCGCCGGCCGGCTCTACCAGCAGGCCCTCGACGCGCGCTCGGCCGCGGCCGCCGCCTGA